One Puniceicoccaceae bacterium genomic region harbors:
- a CDS encoding alpha-L-fucosidase, which translates to MTSRLPLLVLSCVAILQGSYANSVSSSETPSVIVSTTAEPIAPGPFEPDWQSLASYEMPEWFRDAKFGIWAHWGPQCAPEQGDWYARHLYFEDGPAWGTNVTAFHRDTYGHPSVAGFKDVIHQWTAEKWNPDELLELYVKAGARYFFAMANHHDNFDLWDSQYQPWNAVRLGPKRNIIAEWARVARSHGLKLGLSVHAAHAWSWYEPSQGADKKGALAGIPYDGNLTAEDGKGTWWDGLDPQDLYEQRHTPSPNFEDPLSIHSRWNWDNGAVLPDQAYCERFYNRTMDLINQFSPDLLYFDDTALPLWPVSDAGLKIAAHFYNQNLARNPTTDPGVLFAKILTPDQRECLTWDIERGVPTTTLPYAWQTDTCLGHWHYDRSVYEQKTYKSARTVIHMLADIVSKNGNLLLSVPIRGDGTIDEEERRILHEIASWMNVHGEAIYETRPWSVFGEGPASEGVELRDQGFNEGKGKPFTAEDVRYTMSKDGHHLYIIVLGAPRQPLSLQALGWNPSGRQIENLQLIGDELPVEWEQHAESLSIEPLEAARFNDIAMVFKVDFETN; encoded by the coding sequence ATGACAAGCCGACTCCCCCTTCTCGTTCTCAGTTGTGTTGCGATCCTGCAAGGCAGCTACGCAAACTCCGTTTCGTCGTCAGAAACCCCGAGCGTGATCGTTTCCACCACAGCAGAACCCATCGCACCGGGACCCTTTGAACCGGACTGGCAGTCCCTTGCTTCGTATGAGATGCCGGAATGGTTTCGGGATGCAAAATTCGGGATTTGGGCACATTGGGGTCCCCAGTGTGCACCAGAGCAGGGCGATTGGTATGCGCGACACCTCTATTTTGAAGATGGCCCTGCCTGGGGAACCAACGTCACCGCCTTTCATCGCGATACCTATGGTCATCCATCGGTGGCAGGGTTCAAGGATGTGATTCACCAATGGACGGCCGAGAAGTGGAATCCAGATGAACTGCTTGAGCTGTATGTGAAAGCAGGGGCGCGGTACTTCTTTGCCATGGCCAATCATCATGACAATTTTGACCTCTGGGACTCCCAATACCAACCCTGGAACGCCGTTCGCCTGGGACCGAAACGCAACATCATTGCCGAGTGGGCTCGCGTCGCGCGTTCACACGGACTCAAGCTGGGATTGAGTGTGCATGCCGCACATGCCTGGAGTTGGTATGAACCTTCCCAGGGAGCTGACAAAAAGGGTGCCCTGGCAGGAATCCCCTATGACGGAAACCTGACCGCTGAAGACGGGAAGGGAACCTGGTGGGACGGTCTCGACCCGCAGGATCTCTACGAGCAGCGCCACACACCCAGTCCGAATTTTGAAGACCCCCTTTCCATTCATTCGCGCTGGAACTGGGACAACGGAGCGGTACTGCCCGACCAGGCCTACTGCGAGCGGTTTTACAATCGAACCATGGATCTGATCAACCAGTTCAGCCCCGATCTGCTCTACTTCGACGATACTGCACTTCCACTCTGGCCCGTCAGCGACGCAGGACTGAAAATCGCCGCCCATTTCTACAATCAGAACCTGGCTCGCAACCCCACAACCGACCCTGGGGTGCTCTTTGCCAAAATCCTTACCCCCGACCAACGGGAATGCCTGACCTGGGACATCGAACGCGGTGTTCCCACAACCACCCTGCCCTATGCATGGCAAACCGATACCTGCCTGGGCCACTGGCATTACGATCGATCCGTCTATGAACAGAAAACCTACAAGAGCGCCCGCACTGTCATTCACATGCTGGCCGATATCGTGAGCAAAAACGGAAATCTGCTGCTCAGTGTGCCCATCCGCGGAGACGGCACGATCGATGAGGAGGAACGCCGCATTCTTCATGAAATCGCATCGTGGATGAACGTTCATGGTGAAGCCATCTACGAAACAAGGCCCTGGTCGGTGTTCGGAGAAGGGCCGGCCAGTGAGGGAGTGGAACTCAGAGACCAGGGTTTTAATGAAGGAAAGGGCAAGCCGTTTACCGCTGAGGATGTTCGCTATACTATGAGCAAAGACGGCCACCACCTCTACATCATCGTCCTGGGCGCACCTCGCCAACCCCTGTCGCTCCAAGCCCTCGGATGGAACCCTTCCGGACGCCAGATCGAAAACCTACAGTTGATTGGAGACGAGCTTCCCGTTGAATGGGAACAACATGCGGAGTCCCTCAGCATCGAGCCACTCGAAGCCGCGCGTTTCAACGACATTGCAATGGTGTTCAAGGTCGACTTTGAAACGAACTGA
- a CDS encoding ribbon-helix-helix protein, CopG family, which translates to MKSHISATIDERVAEALDRFGKQERRSRSQIIEMALEEFLSQHVGVEDEIVTSGGSFEGSFSREETYAR; encoded by the coding sequence ATGAAATCCCATATCAGTGCTACAATCGATGAAAGAGTTGCCGAAGCACTGGACCGCTTTGGGAAGCAGGAGCGCCGGTCGCGGAGTCAAATCATCGAGATGGCACTGGAAGAGTTTTTGAGTCAACATGTCGGTGTTGAGGATGAGATCGTGACTTCTGGAGGATCTTTTGAAGGCAGCTTCAGTCGGGAGGAAACCTATGCGCGTTGA
- a CDS encoding PIN domain-containing protein, which produces MRVEALSGRILIDTNVLLYATLAGDSRHARAREVLALRHRPEVALFISVQNLAELYPNLTGPKTQPPNSPELAREKIRSLSRLRGLNVLPLTLESVHRALDICVAGKVTRQHYFDRQLAALMNRERIPIILTENVKDFLDIEGITPLDPFA; this is translated from the coding sequence ATGCGCGTTGAGGCACTCTCGGGCCGAATACTTATCGACACGAACGTACTGCTCTACGCCACTCTCGCTGGAGATTCTCGACATGCTCGGGCACGCGAGGTTCTGGCACTTCGTCACCGTCCAGAGGTGGCCTTGTTCATATCTGTGCAAAATTTGGCTGAGCTGTATCCGAATCTCACGGGTCCCAAAACACAGCCACCGAACAGTCCCGAACTAGCAAGGGAAAAGATCCGGTCACTGTCCCGCCTGCGCGGACTGAACGTACTTCCGCTCACACTTGAGAGCGTTCATCGGGCACTGGATATTTGCGTCGCAGGCAAGGTAACTCGACAACACTATTTTGATCGTCAACTCGCTGCCCTGATGAACCGTGAAAGAATCCCCATTATTCTCACCGAAAATGTGAAGGATTTTTTGGATATTGAAGGCATCACTCCCCTAGACCCTTTTGCCTGA